In a single window of the Flavobacterium sp. W4I14 genome:
- a CDS encoding hypothetical protein (product_source=Hypo-rule applied), which translates to MRTKVTVRLEKTADNYIFHRIKRSAEWEKKQFNLLLSLGLKKTSSLFSNLEVASAEENPSYGAINWVNEHIEILQASGFEIEQATGQKKFVFGASKIDLEVKEGNDWFDIHAVVWFGKYQIPFLSLKQHILHKKREFLLPDGEVAIIPDKWFTQYGSLFSLAEAGKTLKLKETPYWPHQ; encoded by the coding sequence ATGCGCACAAAAGTAACTGTACGTTTAGAAAAAACCGCCGATAACTATATTTTCCACCGCATTAAACGTTCGGCAGAATGGGAGAAAAAGCAGTTTAATTTGCTGTTATCGTTAGGACTAAAAAAAACGAGTTCTTTATTCAGCAACCTGGAAGTGGCTTCTGCCGAAGAAAATCCAAGTTACGGTGCTATAAATTGGGTAAACGAGCATATCGAAATTTTACAGGCATCGGGTTTTGAAATAGAACAGGCTACAGGACAGAAAAAATTTGTTTTCGGCGCCAGCAAAATAGATCTTGAAGTTAAAGAAGGAAACGATTGGTTCGATATCCACGCAGTGGTATGGTTCGGAAAATACCAGATTCCTTTTCTTTCACTAAAGCAACATATTTTACACAAAAAGCGTGAGTTTTTGTTGCCCGATGGCGAAGTGGCTATTATCCCTGATAAATGGTTTACGCAATACGGTAGTTTGTTCAGTTTGGCAGAGGCCGGAAAAACGCTAAAATTAAAAGAAACACCATATTGGCCTCATCAATGA
- a CDS encoding SNF2 family DNA or RNA helicase (product_source=COG0553; cath_funfam=3.40.50.10810,3.40.50.300; cog=COG0553; pfam=PF00176,PF00271; smart=SM00487,SM00490; superfamily=52540) — protein MPVHFKGSLRDYQKAGYNWFSFLREYNFGGCLADDMGLGKTIQTLAMLQKVKEDDQLLEAQTTSLIIMPTSLIYNWLTEAKKFTPKLKILAHTGTNRNKDVANFANYDIIITTYGVTRVDVDELKNFYFNYIILDESQNIKNPASKSFKAVRSLKSKHKLILSGTPVENSVSDLWSQLTFLNPGLLGTQAFFYEEYVQAIEKKKDEEKARKLQSIIKPFVLRRTKEQVAAELPPKTEQVIYCDMSEDQAAYYEKTKSAYRNDLLQSMDDGTFAQKQVQLLQGLTALRQLANHPVMIDGTYVSDSGKFENVIHTLDNVLKGGHKVLVFSQFVKHLDIFKKHFEAEHIPFAYLDGATRNRGEIVSEFQQNTELKVFLISIKAGGVGLNLTQADYVFILDPWWNPAVEQQAIDRTHRIGQDKKVFIYKFIAKDTVEEKILALQNRKKSLANSLITTEESFFKSLSKEDIRDILN, from the coding sequence ATGCCTGTTCATTTTAAAGGCAGTTTACGCGATTACCAGAAAGCCGGCTATAATTGGTTCAGCTTTTTACGCGAATACAATTTCGGCGGGTGTTTGGCCGATGATATGGGTTTGGGTAAAACCATCCAAACATTGGCTATGCTGCAAAAGGTGAAGGAAGATGACCAATTGCTTGAAGCGCAGACGACCTCGCTCATCATCATGCCTACCTCTTTAATTTACAACTGGTTAACAGAAGCTAAAAAGTTTACGCCAAAGCTTAAAATACTGGCACATACAGGCACCAACCGAAATAAAGATGTTGCCAATTTTGCCAATTACGATATTATTATTACCACTTATGGTGTAACCAGAGTAGATGTAGATGAACTGAAAAACTTTTATTTCAACTACATTATTCTCGATGAAAGTCAGAACATTAAAAACCCGGCATCAAAATCGTTTAAAGCCGTTAGAAGCCTAAAATCTAAACATAAACTGATTCTGAGTGGTACGCCTGTAGAAAACTCAGTAAGCGATCTATGGTCGCAGTTGACCTTTTTAAACCCTGGTTTATTGGGTACACAGGCATTCTTCTACGAAGAATATGTACAAGCGATAGAAAAGAAAAAGGACGAAGAAAAAGCACGTAAACTACAATCGATTATCAAGCCTTTTGTGCTCCGTAGAACAAAAGAGCAAGTAGCAGCAGAATTACCACCTAAAACAGAACAGGTAATTTATTGCGATATGAGCGAAGATCAGGCCGCATATTATGAAAAAACAAAATCTGCCTACCGTAACGATTTGTTGCAGAGTATGGACGATGGAACTTTCGCACAGAAACAGGTACAGCTTTTACAAGGGCTAACCGCCTTGCGCCAGTTGGCCAACCACCCTGTAATGATTGATGGCACCTATGTGTCAGATTCTGGAAAGTTCGAAAACGTGATCCACACACTGGATAACGTACTTAAAGGCGGACATAAGGTTTTGGTTTTTTCTCAGTTTGTAAAACATCTTGATATCTTCAAAAAACATTTTGAAGCGGAGCATATTCCATTTGCTTATTTAGATGGCGCAACCCGTAACCGTGGCGAAATTGTTTCCGAATTTCAGCAGAATACTGAGCTAAAAGTATTCTTAATTTCTATAAAAGCAGGTGGTGTAGGTTTAAACTTAACACAAGCTGATTATGTCTTTATCCTTGATCCGTGGTGGAACCCGGCAGTAGAACAACAAGCCATCGACAGAACACACCGTATTGGTCAGGATAAAAAGGTTTTCATTTACAAATTCATTGCAAAAGACACTGTTGAAGAGAAAATATTGGCTTTGCAGAACCGTAAAAAATCGCTCGCAAACTCTTTAATCACAACTGAAGAAAGTTTCTTTAAATCGTTAAGCAAAGAAGATATACGCGATATATTGAATTAA
- a CDS encoding GxxExxY protein (product_source=TIGR04256; pfam=PF13366; superfamily=52980; tigrfam=TIGR04256): MEIRQSNFPLKNETDLIISAAIEIHSLLDCGFLEIVYKDALCIELKNRDYFYEREKLYQVYYKGIPLPHSFYADFIIFDAVILEIKSKSAIASADIAQTLNYLRCSGCKVGLILNFGKPTLEIRRAVL, encoded by the coding sequence ATGGAAATCCGTCAATCGAACTTCCCATTAAAAAACGAAACAGACCTAATTATTAGTGCTGCTATTGAAATTCATAGTCTTTTAGATTGTGGTTTTTTAGAAATTGTGTATAAAGATGCACTTTGTATAGAACTAAAAAACAGGGATTATTTTTACGAAAGAGAAAAATTATACCAAGTTTATTATAAAGGTATTCCCCTACCCCATAGCTTTTATGCTGACTTTATCATATTCGATGCGGTAATATTAGAAATTAAATCAAAAAGTGCTATTGCAAGCGCCGATATAGCGCAAACTCTAAACTATTTAAGATGTTCAGGCTGCAAAGTTGGGCTTATTTTAAATTTCGGTAAACCAACGCTCGAAATCAGGCGTGCTGTTTTATAA
- a CDS encoding putative membrane protein (product_source=COG5637; cog=COG5637; pfam=PF11127; transmembrane_helix_parts=Outside_1_45,TMhelix_46_68,Inside_69_105), producing MTNQDFNTAVNNVKEAWKYPELFENVSKSERWLSGAAGTYLLFKGITSIFSHPVIGLTGAAIGAGLLYRGITGYCPMRDLAEQRKEDIAPDEVIISETYVVDDLG from the coding sequence ATGACAAATCAAGATTTTAATACCGCTGTAAACAATGTTAAGGAAGCCTGGAAGTACCCAGAATTGTTCGAAAACGTTTCAAAATCTGAACGTTGGTTATCTGGCGCTGCAGGAACATATTTACTTTTTAAAGGCATCACCAGTATTTTTTCACATCCGGTAATTGGCCTTACGGGTGCAGCAATTGGTGCAGGATTACTGTACCGCGGCATTACGGGTTATTGCCCAATGCGCGATTTGGCCGAACAGCGTAAAGAAGATATTGCCCCTGATGAAGTAATTATAAGTGAAACCTATGTTGTTGACGATTTGGGGTAA
- a CDS encoding hypothetical protein (product_source=Hypo-rule applied; cleavage_site_network=SignalP-noTM; pfam=PF06439; superfamily=49899): protein MNKYTLLFIPVFFAGQAMAQDKKPDPAKDPKTTEVWEPVPKIVTPGKLPQDAPSDATILFNGRNLDAWHSVKDPSKPAAWTIDDGFFTVKKGTGNIETNKKFTDYQLHMEWKIPENITGEGQARGNSGVFLASTGGGDDGYEIQIMDAYNNKTYVNGQTGSVYKQAVPLANANKKPGEWQYYDIIWNAPRFNEDGTVQKPASVTVFLNGVLLQNGFVLKGETRYIGAPEYKKHGPASIKLQDHGDPSPAISYRNIWVREL, encoded by the coding sequence ATGAACAAGTACACACTATTATTTATTCCTGTTTTTTTCGCAGGGCAAGCTATGGCACAAGATAAAAAACCAGATCCTGCCAAAGACCCAAAAACAACCGAAGTTTGGGAACCCGTTCCTAAAATTGTTACACCCGGCAAATTGCCTCAGGATGCACCATCTGATGCTACCATTCTTTTCAATGGCAGAAATTTAGATGCATGGCATTCTGTCAAAGATCCATCTAAACCAGCTGCCTGGACAATAGACGATGGTTTTTTTACGGTAAAAAAAGGCACTGGAAATATCGAAACCAATAAAAAGTTTACCGATTACCAATTGCACATGGAATGGAAAATTCCTGAAAACATAACTGGCGAAGGTCAGGCACGTGGAAATAGCGGGGTATTTTTAGCATCAACAGGTGGCGGTGATGACGGTTACGAAATCCAGATTATGGATGCCTATAACAACAAAACCTATGTTAACGGACAAACGGGCAGTGTTTACAAACAAGCTGTTCCATTGGCAAATGCGAACAAGAAACCAGGCGAATGGCAATATTACGACATCATTTGGAATGCGCCACGTTTTAATGAAGATGGAACAGTGCAAAAACCAGCGAGTGTTACTGTATTTCTAAACGGCGTACTTTTGCAGAACGGATTTGTATTAAAAGGGGAAACCAGGTATATCGGTGCACCTGAATATAAAAAACATGGTCCCGCTTCAATCAAATTACAAGATCACGGCGACCCAAGCCCTGCAATCAGTTACAGGAACATCTGGGTAAGAGAATTATAA
- a CDS encoding putative membrane protein (product_source=COG3548; cog=COG3548; pfam=PF06736; superfamily=81321; transmembrane_helix_parts=Inside_1_6,TMhelix_7_25,Outside_26_39,TMhelix_40_62,Inside_63_74,TMhelix_75_97,Outside_98_101,TMhelix_102_124,Inside_125_150,TMhelix_151_182,Outside_183_202) translates to MNKGRLEAFSDGVIAIIITIMVLEIKVPEHGETLASLKPLIPKFISYVLSFIYVGIYWNNHHHLLHAVKKVNGSMLWANLNFLFWLSLFPVAAGWMGEHHFALWPVVVYGTVLLLAAVSYTLLVIVIKRTEGQHSLVVNAIGNDAKGKFSLLFYVGGIALSFINPWIGVALYFIVACIWFIPDKRIENAMREQGLIDNNDGQ, encoded by the coding sequence ATGAACAAAGGCAGATTAGAAGCATTTAGTGATGGGGTTATTGCAATTATCATTACCATTATGGTTTTAGAAATTAAAGTTCCGGAGCATGGCGAAACTCTAGCTAGCTTGAAACCGCTTATTCCAAAATTCATCAGCTATGTTTTAAGTTTTATCTACGTAGGTATTTACTGGAACAATCACCACCATTTACTGCATGCGGTTAAAAAAGTAAACGGATCAATGCTTTGGGCAAATCTTAACTTTTTATTCTGGCTCTCGTTATTTCCAGTAGCAGCCGGATGGATGGGAGAACATCATTTTGCCCTATGGCCAGTTGTGGTTTACGGTACTGTGCTCCTCCTTGCAGCTGTTTCTTACACCCTGTTGGTAATCGTAATCAAAAGAACAGAAGGTCAGCACTCGCTTGTGGTAAATGCCATTGGGAATGATGCAAAAGGTAAATTCTCATTGCTTTTTTATGTCGGGGGCATTGCACTAAGTTTTATAAACCCATGGATTGGCGTTGCACTTTATTTCATTGTAGCCTGCATCTGGTTTATTCCGGATAAACGGATAGAAAATGCAATGCGCGAGCAGGGTTTAATTGATAATAATGATGGACAATAG
- a CDS encoding leucyl/phenylalanyl-tRNA--protein transferase (product_source=KO:K00684; cog=COG2360; ko=KO:K00684; pfam=PF03588; superfamily=55729; tigrfam=TIGR00667): MFSFLFLPMFFQLLDDNPGFPDPALAEEDGLLAIGGDLSTERLLIAYSNGIFPWFSEGEPILWYSPHKRCVIYPDKIRISKSMQKILNQEVFKITFNQAFAEVIRNCATTERKGQDGTWITNEMQDAYISLHQQGYAHSVEVWLADQLVGGLYGLKVNRVFCGESMFSHVSNASKAALIFLSKMNIDLIDCQLPNDHLMSLGAEMIDRELYMELLQAP; the protein is encoded by the coding sequence TTGTTTTCTTTCTTATTTTTGCCTATGTTTTTTCAGCTACTAGATGACAATCCAGGCTTTCCAGATCCAGCCTTGGCAGAAGAAGATGGTTTATTGGCCATTGGTGGTGACTTAAGCACGGAGCGGTTGTTAATCGCCTATTCGAATGGTATATTTCCATGGTTTAGCGAAGGTGAACCAATCCTCTGGTATTCGCCACACAAACGCTGTGTGATTTATCCCGATAAAATTAGGATCAGTAAAAGCATGCAAAAAATTTTAAATCAGGAAGTTTTCAAGATTACTTTTAACCAGGCTTTTGCCGAAGTGATCCGGAATTGCGCAACTACCGAAAGGAAAGGGCAGGATGGTACCTGGATTACCAACGAAATGCAAGATGCTTACATTAGCCTTCATCAGCAGGGCTACGCACACAGTGTAGAGGTTTGGTTGGCTGATCAGCTGGTGGGTGGCCTATATGGTTTAAAAGTAAACCGTGTTTTTTGTGGAGAAAGTATGTTTAGCCATGTAAGCAATGCCTCAAAAGCAGCATTGATTTTTTTAAGTAAAATGAATATCGATTTAATTGACTGCCAGTTGCCGAACGATCATTTAATGAGTTTAGGTGCTGAAATGATCGATCGGGAATTGTATATGGAACTGCTTCAGGCTCCTTAA
- a CDS encoding uncharacterized protein (DUF1800 family) (product_source=COG5267; cath_funfam=1.10.10.10; cog=COG5267; pfam=PF08811): MSAKDNFLKVKHLYNRAGFGVSYTDLQKLSKKNLDKVVDNLLKDSQKDDPINLVNDFESKRQLLVQAGLYAKKDLNDDEKKMRQQIIREQNEVSRDLNIAFITKMINTDAPLREKMTLFWHGHFACRSNNPFFAQQLNNIQRKNALGSFKTLLVEVSKSPAMLQYLNNQQNRKGKPNENFARELMELFTLGRGNYTEQDIKESARSFTGWMYDKDGSFIFRQNLHDPGTKTFFGKIGNFEGENIIDIILEKPETSQFIARKVYKFFVNDNPNEAHIKELAAHFYNSKYDIGSMMKKMFTSDWFYSPENVGTKIKSPAEFLVGLSREFYVTYNKPQVLIQLQSSLGQYLFNPPNVAGWPGGQSWIDSSSLMLRMRIPSLVLNDGEIDFSGKADPEDEAVIALSRTATTNANANMKPKSYVNANADWPKFLDTLPKGLTPLELTEFLLQPKLNAKITTMVSDNKGLRSTAVEITSMPEYQLC; this comes from the coding sequence ATGAGCGCAAAAGATAATTTCTTAAAAGTAAAACATCTTTACAACCGGGCAGGCTTCGGGGTTTCTTATACCGACTTACAAAAATTAAGCAAAAAGAACCTCGATAAAGTGGTAGACAACTTGCTTAAAGATTCTCAAAAAGACGATCCAATCAATTTAGTAAACGACTTTGAATCGAAACGACAGCTTTTGGTACAGGCAGGTTTATATGCTAAAAAAGATCTGAATGATGATGAGAAAAAAATGCGCCAGCAGATTATACGGGAGCAAAACGAAGTGAGCCGTGATCTGAATATTGCCTTCATTACCAAAATGATCAATACCGACGCCCCATTGAGGGAAAAGATGACGCTTTTTTGGCATGGCCATTTTGCCTGCCGCAGCAATAACCCATTTTTTGCACAACAATTAAATAACATTCAAAGAAAAAATGCCCTGGGCAGCTTTAAAACCTTATTGGTTGAAGTTTCCAAATCGCCTGCAATGCTGCAATACCTGAATAACCAGCAGAACAGAAAAGGCAAGCCAAATGAGAACTTCGCCCGCGAACTCATGGAACTTTTTACCCTGGGAAGAGGAAATTATACCGAGCAGGACATTAAAGAATCTGCCCGCTCATTTACCGGCTGGATGTACGACAAAGATGGCTCGTTCATTTTCAGACAAAACCTGCACGATCCTGGAACAAAAACCTTTTTTGGTAAAATCGGGAATTTCGAAGGCGAAAACATCATCGATATTATTCTAGAAAAACCAGAAACTTCACAGTTTATCGCTCGGAAAGTATATAAATTCTTCGTAAACGATAACCCGAACGAGGCTCATATTAAAGAACTTGCCGCACATTTTTACAACTCAAAATACGACATCGGCTCGATGATGAAAAAAATGTTTACATCAGATTGGTTTTATAGTCCGGAAAATGTAGGCACAAAAATTAAATCGCCCGCTGAATTTTTGGTAGGCTTAAGTCGCGAATTTTATGTTACCTATAACAAACCACAAGTTTTAATTCAGCTACAAAGCAGTTTAGGACAATATTTATTTAACCCACCTAATGTTGCAGGTTGGCCTGGCGGACAAAGTTGGATTGATAGTTCATCGTTAATGTTAAGGATGCGGATTCCTTCACTTGTTTTGAATGATGGTGAAATCGATTTCAGTGGCAAAGCCGATCCCGAAGATGAAGCCGTAATTGCGTTAAGCAGAACAGCTACAACTAATGCAAACGCCAACATGAAACCAAAATCGTACGTAAATGCAAATGCAGACTGGCCTAAATTTTTAGATACTTTACCAAAAGGATTAACACCTTTGGAACTTACCGAGTTTTTATTGCAACCGAAATTAAATGCTAAAATAACAACAATGGTAAGCGATAATAAAGGATTGCGAAGTACTGCAGTCGAAATTACCAGCATGCCCGAGTATCAGCTGTGTTAA
- a CDS encoding uncharacterized protein (DUF1501 family) (product_source=COG4102; cog=COG4102; pfam=PF07394) encodes MNRRNFLRNTGFVAAGSLFVPAFMKPLEAMALDELSLYKNLVVVQLSGGNDGLNTVIPFGNDIYYQKRKSIAVKPEEVIKLNDMQGLNPNMAALQEIYDQGWMTIINDVGYPNPDRSHFRSMDIWQTGSDSNQFLSTGWIGRYLDSNCQTCKFPYTAIEVDDSLSLAMKGQTKKGIALKDPAALFRNTNDPFFKAMLQNDKEHLDEDNLGYLYKTMIETSSSASYIQNTSKIYQSKSTYPTSGFANQLKTVSKFISSGLKTRVYYVSLSGFDTHVNQIGQQGNLLKQYSEGMAAFLKDLKSNNKLEDTLVITFSEFGRRVEQNASNGTDHGTANNMFVFGGKLKKQGIFNAAPNLSDLDTGDLKYQLDFRQVYGTILDKWLDVNNADILNKKFNTLDFI; translated from the coding sequence ATGAACAGAAGAAATTTTTTAAGAAATACAGGATTTGTTGCAGCAGGTTCGCTATTTGTTCCGGCTTTTATGAAACCGCTTGAGGCCATGGCACTTGATGAGCTGAGCTTATACAAAAACCTGGTTGTGGTACAGCTTTCTGGTGGAAACGACGGTTTAAATACAGTTATTCCCTTTGGAAACGACATTTATTACCAAAAAAGAAAAAGCATTGCCGTTAAGCCTGAAGAGGTAATTAAACTGAACGACATGCAAGGGTTAAACCCGAACATGGCGGCCTTGCAAGAAATTTATGACCAAGGCTGGATGACCATCATCAACGATGTTGGCTACCCCAACCCAGACCGCTCACATTTCCGTTCGATGGATATCTGGCAAACGGGTAGCGATAGCAATCAATTCTTATCAACCGGATGGATTGGCCGTTATTTAGATAGCAATTGCCAAACCTGCAAATTCCCATATACTGCGATAGAAGTAGACGATTCGCTTTCTCTGGCCATGAAAGGGCAAACCAAAAAAGGAATTGCATTAAAAGATCCTGCAGCTTTGTTCCGTAATACGAACGATCCCTTTTTTAAGGCCATGTTGCAGAATGATAAGGAACATTTAGATGAAGATAATTTAGGTTATTTATATAAAACCATGATCGAAACTTCATCCTCTGCCAGTTATATCCAGAATACCTCCAAAATTTATCAGTCGAAATCTACTTACCCTACTTCGGGTTTTGCAAACCAATTGAAAACGGTTTCTAAATTTATTTCTTCGGGATTAAAAACCAGGGTTTATTATGTATCGTTAAGTGGTTTCGATACCCATGTAAATCAAATTGGCCAACAAGGCAATCTGCTTAAACAGTATAGTGAAGGCATGGCGGCCTTTTTGAAAGATCTAAAATCGAACAATAAACTGGAGGATACCCTGGTGATTACCTTCTCCGAATTTGGCCGCAGGGTTGAACAAAACGCCAGTAACGGCACCGACCACGGAACGGCAAATAATATGTTTGTTTTTGGTGGGAAATTGAAGAAACAAGGTATTTTTAATGCTGCACCTAATTTAAGTGATCTTGATACCGGTGATTTAAAATATCAACTGGATTTCAGACAGGTTTATGGTACCATTTTAGATAAATGGCTGGATGTAAATAATGCTGATATCCTCAACAAAAAATTTAATACGTTGGATTTTATATAG
- a CDS encoding hypothetical protein (product_source=Hypo-rule applied; cleavage_site_network=SignalP-noTM), giving the protein MKKLILAAALVACFGLSRAKAQNVNGVKLTDIRVDYIQIRAVKSFLADKQWIALEHGQKVGDYSELYIRDDNDKKIEFNSAIDAVNKLKAYGYELFSVYTEQIDQSSNRPVYVLKRK; this is encoded by the coding sequence ATGAAAAAATTAATTCTTGCAGCGGCACTTGTCGCTTGCTTTGGGCTGTCGCGTGCCAAAGCACAAAATGTAAATGGCGTGAAACTGACCGATATCCGTGTGGATTATATCCAGATTCGCGCAGTAAAAAGTTTTTTAGCAGATAAACAATGGATTGCGCTGGAGCATGGCCAAAAGGTAGGCGATTATAGCGAACTGTACATCAGAGATGATAATGATAAAAAAATCGAATTTAATTCTGCAATTGATGCCGTGAACAAATTGAAAGCCTATGGTTACGAGTTGTTTAGTGTTTACACAGAGCAGATAGATCAATCATCAAACCGGCCTGTATATGTGTTAAAAAGGAAGTAA
- a CDS encoding uncharacterized membrane protein YccF (DUF307 family) (product_source=COG3304; cog=COG3304; pfam=PF03733; superfamily=81296; transmembrane_helix_parts=Inside_1_6,TMhelix_7_39,Outside_40_79,TMhelix_80_102,Inside_103_122), whose protein sequence is MNFLGNIIWIIFGGIFIFFEYIIGGLILCLTIVGIPFGIQCFKFAIVGLAPFGVKITDTSSNTGCLSTIMNLIWILCGGFWIALTHLFFGILLCITIVGIPFGRQHFKLMNLAFTPFGKSIS, encoded by the coding sequence ATGAACTTTTTAGGCAATATTATCTGGATTATTTTTGGCGGTATCTTTATTTTCTTCGAATATATTATTGGAGGCCTAATCCTTTGTCTAACCATTGTGGGGATTCCTTTTGGTATTCAATGTTTTAAATTTGCCATTGTAGGCCTTGCTCCTTTTGGCGTTAAAATAACCGATACCTCATCAAACACAGGTTGCCTTTCTACCATTATGAACCTGATCTGGATTTTATGTGGTGGTTTCTGGATTGCGCTAACCCATTTGTTTTTCGGCATCCTGCTTTGCATTACCATCGTGGGTATACCATTTGGGCGCCAGCATTTTAAGTTGATGAATTTAGCTTTTACACCGTTCGGAAAGTCGATTTCTTGA
- a CDS encoding phosphatidate phosphatase APP1 (product_source=COG4850; cog=COG4850; pfam=PF09949; superfamily=56784), whose protein sequence is MNKSASVKVYHGYGHAHNLVVYGHVFKRKAKTQQVYSNNLFVNITHLLKLFILKPYAFVEVRLQFFDQTIYNKTEGDGFFKFEWKAEHEVPAGWHFVKVEAVDKSGKVLSAGEGKVYVPHITQYAFISDVDDTVMISHSATIGRRLRELFIKNPHTRKTFPDAASHYQQLAMSHTESDQPNPFFYVSSSEWNLYDYLVETFRFNKLPDGAFLLNTLKRWKDLVRTGKTGHEGKLLRVMRILDAFPNQKFVFFGDNSQQDPKIYSTIVEKYPKNIEAVYIRNIRPEKEVETRQLLNKVEEKGVSACLFNNSGEAIEHSKSIGLIQ, encoded by the coding sequence ATGAATAAATCTGCAAGTGTTAAAGTATATCATGGTTATGGCCACGCGCACAATTTGGTTGTTTATGGTCATGTTTTTAAACGCAAGGCAAAAACACAGCAGGTTTACAGTAATAATTTGTTTGTTAATATTACACATCTTTTAAAGCTCTTCATCTTAAAACCTTATGCTTTTGTTGAGGTGCGTTTGCAATTTTTTGATCAAACGATTTACAATAAAACAGAAGGGGATGGCTTTTTTAAGTTCGAGTGGAAAGCCGAACATGAGGTGCCTGCAGGCTGGCACTTTGTTAAAGTAGAAGCAGTTGATAAAAGCGGGAAAGTTTTAAGTGCGGGCGAAGGGAAGGTATATGTACCGCACATCACGCAATATGCCTTTATTTCGGATGTGGATGATACTGTGATGATTTCTCATTCGGCAACTATAGGGCGGCGGTTGAGAGAACTGTTTATCAAGAATCCGCATACACGTAAAACCTTTCCTGATGCGGCCAGTCATTATCAGCAATTGGCCATGTCGCACACTGAATCAGATCAGCCCAATCCTTTTTTTTATGTAAGCAGCAGCGAATGGAACCTTTACGATTATTTGGTCGAGACTTTTAGATTTAACAAGCTGCCTGACGGTGCTTTTCTTTTAAACACGTTAAAACGCTGGAAAGATTTAGTCCGAACAGGTAAAACAGGACATGAAGGTAAATTATTGAGGGTAATGCGAATTTTAGATGCCTTTCCCAATCAGAAATTTGTGTTTTTTGGCGATAACTCGCAGCAGGACCCAAAAATTTATTCTACAATAGTGGAGAAGTATCCAAAAAACATCGAAGCGGTCTACATCCGTAATATTCGTCCTGAAAAAGAAGTAGAAACAAGACAATTGCTAAACAAAGTTGAGGAAAAAGGGGTTAGTGCATGTTTATTTAATAATAGTGGGGAAGCAATTGAACATTCTAAATCAATAGGATTGATCCAATAG